A stretch of Streptococcus chenjunshii DNA encodes these proteins:
- a CDS encoding primase C-terminal domain-containing protein — MTNIYNLILKDGLRNYKFKNSHLTPISSADEGKRGAIFAFRSKANMIKARGLVLTSMEAITENEDRFTHWTPNVYRFGAYKDDRRQITRGHAEENLRQINTFYIDFDITSSSEEMTSGDILTAAIDLGFMPTIILKSDKGFQAYFVLDEPAYVTVHSQFKVIKVAKAISQNLRNYFGQVLPVDMTCNHFGIARMPRTDNIELFHEEYTYSFQEWLAWSMKQSDLPFPNKKPNLTVIAGTEGVRQIDEPWYGLLMREANIKGDKALMGRNNVLFTLALANFSSGVSQSDCEAVLADFNGQLVEPLSQDEFLKVVCSAYSGKYEAASRDYIKLLCKAWVNESLKDSDLFIKQRWYKFKKKRADRKNSHLHEWKADIMAYLEGYFQSEDPFIQTTKKAIREELNIPERSLDKVLKALKADRKIFFVVKSGRGGGIRLASIKAIVFSLIQVKKERQEAYFANIATFFEESLGFTKQVIEGVKNGLKQVKQLSLFEVDIG; from the coding sequence ATGACAAATATCTACAACTTAATTTTAAAAGATGGATTACGGAATTATAAATTTAAAAATAGTCATTTAACCCCCATCTCTTCAGCCGATGAAGGAAAGCGAGGAGCCATCTTCGCTTTCCGATCCAAAGCTAACATGATTAAAGCACGTGGATTGGTGCTGACATCGATGGAAGCTATTACTGAAAATGAGGATCGTTTCACTCACTGGACACCAAATGTTTACCGATTTGGGGCTTACAAGGACGATAGACGTCAGATTACACGTGGTCATGCTGAAGAGAACCTAAGACAAATCAATACGTTTTATATTGACTTTGACATCACCTCTTCATCTGAAGAGATGACATCAGGAGATATTCTTACGGCTGCTATTGATTTAGGATTCATGCCAACAATAATTTTGAAATCAGACAAAGGTTTCCAGGCTTATTTCGTTCTTGACGAGCCAGCCTATGTGACCGTCCATTCACAATTTAAAGTAATCAAAGTGGCCAAAGCTATTTCTCAAAATTTACGAAACTATTTTGGCCAAGTCCTACCCGTTGACATGACCTGCAACCACTTTGGAATCGCACGTATGCCACGAACGGATAACATCGAGCTTTTCCATGAGGAATACACCTACTCTTTCCAGGAGTGGCTAGCTTGGTCAATGAAACAGTCTGATCTTCCTTTTCCAAATAAGAAACCAAACTTAACAGTAATTGCGGGAACTGAAGGGGTTAGGCAGATAGATGAGCCCTGGTATGGTTTGCTGATGAGAGAAGCTAATATTAAGGGTGATAAAGCTTTGATGGGAAGAAACAATGTGCTATTTACTTTAGCACTGGCTAACTTCTCATCTGGTGTCTCTCAGAGCGATTGTGAGGCCGTTTTAGCTGATTTTAATGGACAATTGGTCGAACCGCTCTCTCAGGACGAGTTTCTGAAAGTCGTTTGTTCAGCCTATTCAGGAAAATATGAAGCTGCTAGCCGAGATTACATCAAATTACTATGTAAGGCTTGGGTCAATGAGAGTCTGAAGGATTCAGACTTGTTTATCAAGCAACGCTGGTATAAGTTTAAAAAGAAGCGTGCCGATCGTAAGAATAGTCATCTTCACGAGTGGAAAGCAGATATCATGGCTTACTTGGAAGGCTATTTTCAGTCAGAAGATCCATTCATCCAAACAACTAAAAAAGCTATCAGAGAAGAATTGAACATTCCTGAGCGATCACTGGATAAAGTCTTAAAAGCACTAAAAGCTGATCGTAAAATCTTCTTTGTAGTTAAATCTGGACGAGGTGGAGGAATTAGGTTGGCTTCAATCAAAGCCATTGTCTTTTCACTTATTCAGGTGAAAAAGGAACGTCAAGAGGCTTATTTTGCCAATATAGCGACGTTCTTTGAAGAGAGTCTAGGATTTACTAAACAGGTAATAGAAGGGGTTAAAAATGGGCTTAAACAAGTTAAACAACTATCTTTATTTGAGGTTGATATTGGATAA
- a CDS encoding thioredoxin → MTDRFEFSKLFLGTLAAVAVILFTVVGIQTTWSTYVVKDYNKHLTGQVYVEAAVNQNVNLVFYRNGCPYCKAGKKAVITSAEKSSYPTFYIDVESKDGQILVEKYHVDKAATLVTIRDGKFELFLYADKDKNGQIVADQKKIEERLNDK, encoded by the coding sequence GTGACTGATAGGTTTGAGTTTTCTAAACTATTTTTGGGAACCTTAGCTGCTGTTGCTGTAATTCTTTTTACAGTTGTTGGGATACAGACTACCTGGAGTACTTATGTCGTCAAAGATTATAATAAGCATCTCACAGGACAAGTCTATGTGGAAGCAGCGGTCAATCAAAATGTTAACCTAGTCTTTTATCGTAATGGATGTCCTTATTGTAAGGCTGGGAAGAAAGCTGTTATTACTTCAGCTGAGAAGAGTTCTTATCCGACTTTTTACATCGATGTAGAATCAAAAGATGGCCAGATATTGGTTGAAAAATACCACGTTGACAAAGCAGCGACTCTAGTCACAATAAGAGACGGTAAATTCGAGCTTTTTCTCTATGCTGATAAAGATAAAAATGGCCAAATTGTTGCTGATCAGAAAAAAATAGAGGAGAGATTGAATGACAAGTAA
- a CDS encoding DNA/RNA non-specific endonuclease: MKKNKFLLVSVLFIAIFLVQPQNFQSLKSAFTQNDIATQLNISDSPEEKNGDLGNAHQTQNEELKSKVFDGQHQVIVVNDKAQFTNEELSLKNGSWEKYSNLDFLNRVGVAEAMLGKDLMPSSEREDISSVEPTGWKNKRINFNGKQDYLYNRSHLIGFQLSGENANVKNLFTGTRALNANFENEKSSMVYYENLVANYIRETEHHVRYRVTPIFKNVELVARGIRLEAQSIEDDTVSFDVYIFNVQPEYEINYLTGTSKKSQ; encoded by the coding sequence ATGAAGAAGAATAAATTCCTGCTAGTCAGTGTTTTGTTTATCGCTATTTTTTTAGTGCAACCACAAAATTTTCAATCTTTAAAAAGTGCATTTACTCAAAATGATATAGCTACTCAATTGAACATATCAGATTCACCTGAAGAAAAAAATGGTGACTTAGGAAATGCTCATCAGACACAAAATGAAGAACTAAAATCAAAAGTGTTTGATGGTCAACATCAAGTGATAGTGGTTAATGATAAGGCACAATTTACCAACGAAGAGTTGAGTCTAAAAAATGGTTCATGGGAAAAATACAGTAACCTAGATTTTTTGAATCGTGTGGGAGTTGCTGAAGCAATGTTGGGTAAAGATTTAATGCCATCAAGTGAACGTGAAGATATTTCATCTGTGGAACCAACTGGCTGGAAAAATAAAAGAATCAACTTCAATGGAAAGCAAGATTATTTATATAATCGTTCTCATCTAATCGGCTTTCAACTAAGTGGTGAGAATGCAAACGTGAAAAATCTTTTTACAGGGACACGTGCGCTTAATGCCAATTTTGAAAATGAAAAATCGTCAATGGTTTACTATGAAAATTTAGTCGCAAATTATATAAGAGAGACAGAACATCATGTCCGCTATCGAGTAACGCCTATTTTTAAAAACGTAGAATTAGTTGCTCGTGGTATTCGTTTGGAAGCACAAAGTATAGAAGATGATACTGTATCTTTTGATGTTTATATTTTTAACGTTCAACCAGAGTACGAGATTAATTATTTAACAGGAACTTCAAAAAAATCGCAGTAA
- a CDS encoding DNA adenine methylase: MKSLIRYPGSKWNLAQKIIDLLPEHKSYLEPYFGSGAVLFTKSPSPIETVNDLNDDVVNLFQVIQSAPDVLQEKLWGIPYSRSIYEMAWKNKPNNEVDKAVNFIIRSTMSHGFRVFEKSGWKRDVSGRESAYAVQHWNRLPETVREMAVRLKGVQIENRPALQLIEEFSRPEAVIYIDPPYILSTRARKQYSHEMTDNDHIELLELLNQSKAQIILSGYTSDLYDRYLSNWERLEFSATAERGLPRTEVLWMNFQPAQQLDLFN, translated from the coding sequence ATGAAATCCCTGATACGTTATCCCGGAAGTAAATGGAATCTGGCTCAGAAGATTATTGACTTGCTGCCGGAACACAAAAGTTACCTAGAGCCTTACTTTGGCTCTGGAGCAGTACTTTTTACGAAATCGCCAAGCCCTATCGAAACAGTCAATGATTTAAATGACGATGTGGTTAATCTTTTTCAAGTTATTCAGTCCGCTCCAGATGTTCTTCAGGAGAAATTGTGGGGAATCCCATACAGCCGCTCAATCTATGAAATGGCTTGGAAAAATAAACCAAATAATGAGGTAGATAAGGCCGTTAACTTCATCATCCGTTCAACCATGAGCCATGGTTTCAGAGTGTTTGAAAAATCAGGATGGAAGCGTGATGTTTCTGGTCGTGAATCCGCATATGCGGTACAACACTGGAACAGACTTCCAGAGACAGTACGCGAAATGGCCGTCCGATTAAAAGGTGTTCAAATTGAAAACAGACCAGCTCTGCAATTAATCGAAGAGTTTAGTCGGCCTGAAGCAGTCATTTATATTGATCCACCTTACATCTTATCTACTAGAGCCAGAAAACAGTATAGTCATGAGATGACAGACAACGATCATATAGAACTCTTAGAACTGTTAAATCAAAGCAAGGCTCAGATTATTCTCAGCGGTTATACCAGTGACTTGTATGATCGGTATTTATCCAACTGGGAACGTTTAGAATTTTCGGCCACTGCAGAGCGGGGATTGCCACGGACGGAAGTTCTCTGGATGAATTTCCAGCCAGCACAGCAGTTAGATTTGTTTAATTAA
- the mobP2 gene encoding MobP2 family relaxase, translated as MNVSSSPNITFMLQYTEANSQYVDYTNRDEAVKIDTELSLETNRQMIEGLTEDEMTRIQEAVPETQLNFREYIDYMNRSYATENQSEEITAVFTQKADYLQKRRLNDLKNKLESAYQNGSLLWQGVISFDNAFLAEQGLYDVATGQVDQKAIKAAMRDMMPTLIQKEGLSDSAFWWGNIHLNTDNVHIHFGLSEVESNREKIFYRPRGRMEYKGNFSQKTINRFKSGVYHGLLKEEIRSNLIRKEQILANLKADLMLSVYQEEKITSSAEKNFLEQAYNHLPLNKKWRYGSNARDFAVSKFFLDRYLDSYLNNGGSAAYQEFLKETRDFLRTYEGVYSTEKNQVYEKLRKVDGKTIRTLAESKGYDFKHHLARRILDLRERLANNILRSFREAAPQIENVHLKKNLDDFSEGNQKMILEQFPEANYVKSLEAWKRRGYILKEGVKPIEILKPVYEDYDENGAGIGEVQFEKTRVYDISQVSENLMEKKLTLKDLSFFSSEDLEELITVAKQKLNPTEKERQELGTYRYALKLNRLEEQQKTLQVRQKLLEQIQPLVSDQSFVDFKKQALTQELKAIELQLTPNFKLSDNNKLLKERLKSQFENSVALPIDKATAGAIQLPIRQLRTEISLVGQIQDDSVLTLLKGASTTKQAYIEELQTHVSIFQLKYQINNRNQQMEQLSDESAVKEMKRANAQEFAELKRLYTKLQPTEESQNQIIQAVSKQLQERKVTKKTQLQQAQGPIKLDTDFMRQLSSSLNRSQQANKKALMERARSDEREEQEERRQAQR; from the coding sequence ATGAATGTATCGTCTAGTCCTAATATTACATTTATGCTTCAGTACACAGAGGCTAATAGTCAATATGTAGATTATACAAATCGTGATGAAGCTGTCAAAATTGACACAGAATTGTCCCTGGAAACGAATAGGCAAATGATTGAAGGATTGACTGAAGATGAGATGACTCGTATTCAGGAAGCTGTCCCTGAAACTCAGTTGAATTTTAGGGAATACATTGATTATATGAACCGATCGTATGCGACAGAAAACCAATCAGAAGAAATAACAGCTGTCTTTACTCAGAAAGCAGATTATCTCCAGAAACGTCGATTAAACGACCTAAAAAACAAGTTGGAATCAGCTTATCAAAATGGTTCGCTTCTTTGGCAGGGTGTCATTTCTTTTGATAATGCTTTTCTTGCTGAACAGGGATTGTATGATGTTGCAACTGGCCAAGTTGATCAAAAAGCAATCAAGGCTGCCATGCGTGATATGATGCCAACCCTGATTCAGAAAGAAGGCCTTTCGGATTCTGCTTTTTGGTGGGGGAATATCCATCTCAATACGGACAATGTTCATATTCATTTTGGTTTGTCTGAAGTGGAATCTAATCGTGAGAAAATATTCTATCGGCCACGTGGACGCATGGAGTACAAGGGAAACTTCTCTCAAAAAACAATTAACCGTTTTAAAAGCGGTGTTTATCACGGATTACTAAAAGAGGAAATACGCTCAAACCTTATCAGAAAAGAACAGATTCTAGCTAATCTCAAAGCAGATTTAATGCTCTCTGTTTATCAAGAAGAAAAGATTACTTCTTCAGCTGAAAAAAATTTTTTGGAACAAGCCTACAATCACTTACCTCTTAATAAAAAATGGCGCTATGGATCAAATGCTAGGGATTTTGCGGTTAGTAAGTTCTTTCTTGATCGCTATTTGGATTCATATTTAAACAATGGAGGTAGCGCAGCCTATCAAGAATTTTTGAAAGAGACTAGAGACTTTCTTAGGACTTATGAAGGGGTGTATTCGACTGAAAAAAATCAAGTCTATGAAAAACTACGCAAAGTCGATGGCAAAACGATCAGAACGCTTGCAGAATCAAAAGGATATGATTTCAAACATCATTTGGCACGTCGTATACTGGATTTAAGAGAGCGTTTGGCCAACAATATCCTACGATCCTTTAGAGAGGCTGCCCCTCAAATAGAAAACGTTCATCTGAAAAAAAATTTGGATGATTTTTCAGAGGGGAATCAAAAAATGATTCTTGAACAGTTCCCAGAAGCTAACTATGTCAAATCTTTAGAGGCCTGGAAACGAAGAGGTTACATCCTCAAAGAGGGAGTGAAACCGATTGAGATTCTCAAACCAGTATATGAAGACTACGATGAAAACGGAGCGGGTATCGGGGAGGTTCAATTTGAAAAAACTCGCGTCTATGATATCAGTCAAGTAAGTGAAAATCTCATGGAAAAGAAATTAACACTAAAAGACTTATCTTTCTTTTCTTCAGAGGATCTTGAGGAATTAATTACTGTTGCAAAACAGAAATTGAATCCGACAGAAAAAGAAAGACAAGAGTTAGGGACTTACCGCTATGCCTTGAAGCTGAATCGTCTGGAGGAACAGCAGAAGACCTTACAGGTACGTCAGAAGCTTTTAGAACAAATCCAACCTTTAGTTTCCGATCAGTCGTTTGTGGATTTTAAAAAACAGGCTCTAACTCAAGAATTGAAAGCTATTGAACTACAACTAACTCCCAATTTTAAGCTTTCAGATAATAATAAGCTTTTGAAAGAGCGTTTGAAGTCTCAATTTGAAAATAGTGTTGCTTTGCCTATTGATAAAGCGACTGCTGGTGCAATACAGCTTCCTATCCGTCAATTACGGACAGAGATAAGTCTTGTTGGTCAAATTCAAGACGATAGTGTTCTAACACTTTTGAAGGGTGCTTCAACGACAAAACAAGCTTATATTGAGGAACTTCAAACGCATGTCTCTATTTTTCAACTGAAATATCAGATTAACAACAGAAATCAACAGATGGAACAGTTATCAGATGAATCAGCTGTTAAAGAGATGAAAAGAGCCAATGCCCAGGAATTTGCGGAATTGAAACGTTTATATACCAAATTACAACCGACTGAAGAAAGTCAAAATCAAATTATTCAAGCTGTTTCTAAGCAGTTACAAGAACGCAAAGTTACCAAAAAAACACAACTACAACAGGCTCAAGGACCTATAAAGTTGGATACGGACTTCATGCGTCAATTGTCATCATCACTGAATCGTTCTCAACAAGCAAATAAAAAAGCACTTATGGAACGTGCTAGAAGTGATGAACGTGAAGAGCAAGAAGAACGCAGGCAAGCCCAACGTTAA